Proteins from a genomic interval of Streptomyces sp. NBC_01445:
- a CDS encoding A/G-specific adenine glycosylase: MTAPTNTSTESLHAPVIDWFAENARDLPWRHPDAGPWGVMVSEFMLQQTPVSRVLPVYEQWLARWPRPADLAKEAPGEAVRAWGRLGYPRRALRLHGAAVAITERHNGDVPAAHAQLLALPGIGEYTAAAVASFAYGQRHAVLDTNVRRVFARAVSGVQYPPNATTAAERKLARSLLPEQESTASRWAAASMELGALICTAKNESCHRCPIAAQCAWRLAGKPDHVGPPRRGQTYAGTDRQVRGKLLAVLREAVSPVPQAVLDRVWDEPVQRARALDGLVADGLVEPMPDGLYRLPLS; this comes from the coding sequence ATGACTGCGCCCACGAACACCAGCACCGAATCCCTGCACGCCCCCGTCATCGACTGGTTCGCGGAGAATGCCCGCGACCTGCCGTGGCGCCACCCCGACGCGGGTCCCTGGGGTGTGATGGTCAGCGAGTTCATGCTCCAGCAGACGCCGGTGAGCCGCGTCCTTCCCGTGTACGAGCAGTGGCTCGCGCGGTGGCCGCGCCCCGCCGATCTGGCCAAGGAGGCGCCCGGCGAGGCCGTGCGCGCCTGGGGCAGACTCGGCTATCCCCGCCGCGCCCTGCGGCTGCACGGCGCGGCCGTCGCCATAACGGAGCGGCACAACGGCGACGTACCCGCCGCTCACGCCCAGCTCCTCGCGCTGCCCGGCATCGGTGAGTACACGGCCGCCGCCGTGGCTTCCTTCGCGTACGGGCAGCGGCACGCCGTCCTCGACACGAACGTGCGGCGTGTGTTCGCGCGCGCCGTGAGCGGTGTGCAGTACCCGCCGAACGCCACGACCGCGGCCGAACGCAAGCTCGCCCGCTCCCTGTTGCCCGAGCAGGAGTCGACGGCCTCGCGCTGGGCCGCGGCCTCCATGGAGCTCGGCGCCCTCATCTGCACGGCGAAGAACGAGAGTTGCCACCGCTGTCCCATCGCCGCCCAGTGCGCCTGGCGGCTCGCCGGCAAGCCCGACCACGTCGGTCCGCCCCGGCGCGGGCAGACGTACGCGGGCACGGACCGGCAGGTGCGCGGGAAGCTGCTCGCCGTGCTGCGGGAGGCCGTCTCGCCCGTTCCCCAGGCGGTGTTGGACCGCGTGTGGGACGAGCCGGTGCAGCGGGCGCGCGCCCTCGACGGGCTCGTGGCGGACGGGCTCGTGGAGCCGATGCCGGACGGCTTGTACCGGCTGCCTCTGAGCTGA